One part of the Actinomyces howellii genome encodes these proteins:
- a CDS encoding C40 family peptidase has translation MATPTLQFRNNDAASLTGDKFSHVVVKTRTEQTLQHAGATVRSAVHVTGTAVKATGKVTGAAVHVTGKVAHAGLKVGGKATMAGVAAGSAFHGDLAAGDTMAAASGKTVARAEAAVAGKAAKSIASMPMKTVRVGARNIGNRAGLEVERSIRASVGVGQRNVKVGLTGRVRKVRFGTSKGAQKAAAKAVTTGLTKPVGVVARMANVAVRVASRVLGKIVAVLAVKVATVLLVILAICAIVALVLAIIASFIPSWLAGNEEDKQRTLTSVVVPEEYREVVTRAGSICPLVTPQVIAAQVGAESSWNPNATSPVGAQGIAQFMPGTWATSGKDGDGDGKADVFNPVDAIWSQGNYMCSLASQIQGYIDSGSVSGDPLELTLAAYNAGPGAVLRYGGIPPYTETMNYVSKITASASAAMLEPPSGSRAEIVLATARSKIGIPYVWGGTSDSGYDCSGLVMTSYAAAGVQLPRLAEDQCAAGTRVSQSEAQPGDLVCWPGHVALWAGNGMIIEAPRTGLDVRETKVYSMRGGPWYVRIK, from the coding sequence ATGGCAACGCCGACCTTGCAGTTCCGCAACAATGACGCCGCTTCACTGACGGGTGACAAATTCAGCCACGTGGTCGTCAAGACGAGGACGGAGCAGACGCTGCAGCACGCAGGCGCTACGGTGCGCTCCGCGGTCCACGTGACCGGCACCGCCGTCAAGGCAACCGGGAAGGTAACCGGCGCGGCGGTGCACGTGACGGGCAAGGTGGCGCATGCCGGGCTGAAGGTCGGGGGGAAGGCCACGATGGCGGGCGTGGCCGCCGGGTCCGCATTTCATGGCGATCTCGCAGCCGGAGACACGATGGCGGCCGCCAGCGGAAAGACGGTTGCCCGCGCAGAGGCCGCTGTCGCGGGCAAGGCCGCCAAGTCGATCGCGTCGATGCCGATGAAGACCGTCCGAGTCGGTGCCCGGAATATCGGGAATCGGGCGGGTCTCGAGGTCGAGCGTTCGATCAGGGCCTCTGTCGGCGTCGGACAGCGCAACGTGAAGGTGGGCCTGACCGGACGCGTTCGAAAGGTGAGGTTCGGTACGAGCAAGGGAGCCCAGAAGGCGGCCGCCAAGGCAGTCACGACCGGTCTGACCAAACCAGTTGGGGTAGTAGCCCGGATGGCGAACGTCGCTGTTCGTGTAGCCAGTAGAGTCCTGGGAAAGATCGTCGCGGTCCTGGCCGTCAAGGTGGCCACCGTCCTTCTTGTGATCCTGGCGATCTGCGCGATCGTCGCCCTCGTGCTTGCGATCATCGCGAGCTTCATTCCGTCGTGGCTCGCGGGAAACGAGGAGGATAAGCAGCGGACCCTGACCTCCGTGGTGGTTCCGGAGGAGTATAGAGAGGTGGTGACTCGTGCCGGATCGATCTGTCCGCTGGTGACCCCGCAGGTCATCGCCGCGCAGGTAGGTGCGGAGTCCAGCTGGAACCCCAACGCGACGAGTCCGGTGGGTGCCCAGGGGATCGCTCAGTTCATGCCCGGGACGTGGGCGACCTCCGGCAAGGACGGCGACGGCGACGGCAAGGCTGACGTCTTCAACCCGGTTGACGCCATTTGGAGCCAGGGGAACTACATGTGCTCGCTGGCCAGCCAGATCCAGGGATACATCGACTCCGGGTCGGTCTCGGGTGATCCGTTGGAACTGACCCTGGCGGCATACAACGCGGGTCCGGGGGCGGTACTGCGATACGGAGGTATTCCGCCGTACACAGAGACGATGAACTACGTTTCGAAGATCACCGCGTCGGCATCTGCAGCCATGCTCGAGCCGCCGTCAGGGAGCAGGGCGGAGATCGTGTTGGCCACTGCTCGTTCGAAGATCGGAATCCCGTACGTGTGGGGAGGAACCAGCGACTCCGGATACGACTGCTCAGGACTGGTCATGACCTCTTATGCCGCAGCCGGAGTCCAGCTGCCGCGATTGGCTGAGGATCAGTGCGCCGCCGGCACTCGCGTGTCGCAGTCCGAGGCGCAGCCGGGGGACCTCGTGTGCTGGCCCGGTCACGTGGCCCTGTGGGCGGGCAACGGCATGATCATCGAGGCTCCGCGTACGGGACTCGACGTCCGCGAGACGAAGGTGTACAGCATGCGTGGCGGCCCATGGTATGTCCGCATCAAGTAA
- a CDS encoding VirB4-like conjugal transfer ATPase, CD1110 family, translating to MLFATKKHQNERTSEGSNSTDKRGRRSQRRRTEADVPKRKRNTAQATIQYEALTDTGICVLGDGHYSVTLKLTDVDYQLAPEDEQQALVESYAQFINSFDAGQSIQLTVMNRRLDKETLSRAVAFTPRGDGLDEYRWEYNDLINARLASGRNNTVTDKYLTITIEADDFDHATSTLGRVATEATAQLRAVGGCRVDRVTGEERVRVLHEILRPGEPFRFTYEDLVGTTLTTKDFVAPWAIDFSASADSITLTNEKDSYYQVLCLRELPSWLSDRLMKELSEINSELAVSIHFRPLDHAEGLDLVKRQIAEMDMQRSNELRKARKQGNGEESIPHELVASRQEAMDLREQLESSNEKLFSTTIVVGVAGRTKEDLAEAVEQVRTAGRKLSCSFETLKWMQEDGLNAVLPLGVSRIPIFRTLTTATVAIMVPFTTQELLQPGGTYYGVNAISKNLVVGSRTTTMNGNSFILGTTGSGKSQFGKGEIMQTFLGRPDDDIIIVDPEREYAALGAAVGATVVEISAGSSACINPLHMDRDASADDGSPVKLKAEFILSLCEVLIGGVNGLTAPQRSIIDRCVTRIYGRYLQNRRAQSPTLGTLFEELRQQPEEEAQGLATALELYAAGSFDGFSQQTNVDTSNRVMIYDIAKLGSDMKTFGMLVVLEQIWAQVQANRAKGRRTWLYLDEFHLLFANDYAGAYCQMIYKRARKYGLLPTGLTQNIEELLMSERARLMLANSDILVLLNQTATDAATLQSLFHWSDKHRGYFQNVPPGCGLLKMGPAMVPFDSRIPTDTRLYRLYTTKFGEAA from the coding sequence ATGCTATTCGCAACCAAAAAGCACCAAAACGAGCGAACGTCCGAAGGCTCGAACTCGACAGATAAGCGCGGGCGTCGATCCCAGCGTCGCCGAACTGAGGCGGACGTACCGAAACGCAAGCGCAACACCGCACAGGCAACCATCCAGTACGAGGCGCTCACCGATACTGGGATATGTGTGCTCGGGGACGGGCACTACTCCGTCACGCTCAAGCTCACTGATGTCGACTACCAACTGGCTCCAGAGGACGAGCAGCAGGCCCTCGTCGAGTCGTACGCTCAGTTCATCAACTCATTCGACGCCGGCCAGAGCATCCAGCTGACCGTCATGAATAGGCGGCTCGACAAGGAGACGCTGTCGCGTGCCGTCGCGTTCACGCCCCGCGGGGACGGGTTGGACGAATACAGGTGGGAGTACAACGACCTCATCAATGCTCGCCTCGCGAGCGGGCGCAACAACACCGTGACCGACAAGTATCTGACGATCACGATTGAGGCTGACGACTTCGACCACGCGACGAGCACGCTCGGCCGTGTGGCGACGGAGGCGACAGCCCAGCTGCGCGCGGTCGGAGGCTGTCGTGTCGACCGCGTAACCGGTGAGGAGCGCGTGCGGGTGCTGCACGAGATCCTGAGGCCGGGCGAGCCCTTCCGGTTCACCTATGAGGACCTCGTGGGCACGACCTTGACCACCAAGGACTTCGTGGCGCCGTGGGCGATCGACTTCTCGGCCAGCGCCGACTCGATCACGCTGACCAACGAGAAGGACTCATACTACCAGGTCCTATGTCTAAGAGAGCTGCCGTCGTGGCTGTCGGACAGGCTTATGAAGGAGCTCTCGGAGATCAACAGCGAGCTGGCGGTCTCCATTCATTTCCGCCCCCTGGACCACGCCGAGGGCCTCGATCTTGTCAAGCGGCAGATCGCCGAGATGGACATGCAGCGATCCAATGAACTGCGTAAGGCTCGCAAGCAGGGGAATGGCGAGGAGTCGATCCCGCACGAACTGGTGGCCTCGAGGCAGGAGGCGATGGATCTGCGAGAGCAGCTCGAGTCCAGCAATGAGAAGCTGTTCAGTACGACCATCGTCGTCGGCGTGGCCGGCAGGACTAAGGAGGACCTGGCGGAGGCTGTTGAGCAGGTCCGTACGGCGGGCCGTAAGCTCTCCTGCTCGTTCGAGACGTTGAAGTGGATGCAGGAGGACGGTCTTAACGCCGTCCTGCCCCTGGGGGTGAGTCGAATTCCGATCTTCCGGACCCTGACGACCGCCACCGTGGCGATCATGGTTCCCTTCACGACCCAGGAGCTGCTTCAGCCGGGTGGCACCTACTATGGCGTCAACGCGATCAGCAAGAATCTCGTTGTCGGCTCCCGTACCACCACGATGAACGGGAACTCCTTCATTCTGGGCACGACCGGTTCGGGCAAGAGCCAGTTCGGGAAGGGGGAGATCATGCAGACCTTCCTCGGGCGGCCGGACGATGACATCATCATCGTGGACCCGGAGCGTGAGTACGCTGCGCTCGGAGCGGCGGTGGGGGCGACCGTGGTGGAGATCAGTGCAGGGTCGAGCGCTTGCATCAACCCTCTGCACATGGATCGGGACGCCAGTGCCGACGACGGCAGCCCTGTCAAGCTGAAGGCTGAGTTCATCCTGTCCCTGTGCGAGGTGCTCATTGGCGGGGTGAACGGACTCACCGCGCCGCAGCGCTCGATCATCGATCGATGCGTGACCAGGATCTATGGGCGGTACCTCCAGAACCGCCGCGCTCAGTCGCCTACTCTGGGCACTCTCTTCGAGGAGCTGAGACAGCAGCCCGAGGAGGAGGCCCAGGGGCTGGCGACGGCGCTTGAGCTGTACGCCGCAGGATCTTTCGACGGATTCTCCCAGCAGACGAATGTCGACACGTCCAACCGTGTGATGATCTATGACATCGCGAAGCTTGGGTCGGACATGAAGACCTTCGGAATGCTCGTGGTCCTCGAGCAGATCTGGGCCCAGGTCCAGGCCAACAGGGCTAAGGGGAGGCGCACCTGGCTCTACCTCGACGAGTTTCACCTGCTCTTCGCCAACGACTACGCGGGTGCGTACTGCCAGATGATCTACAAGCGTGCGCGTAAGTACGGCCTGCTGCCGACAGGGTTGACCCAGAACATCGAGGAGCTTCTCATGAGCGAGCGCGCTCGCCTCATGCTGGCCAACTCCGACATCCTCGTTCTCCTCAACCAGACGGCGACAGACGCCGCCACACTCCAGTCGCTCTTCCACTGGTCCGACAAGCACCGTGGATACTTTCAGAACGTGCCCCCCGGTTGCGGCCTGCTCAAGATGGGTCCGGCGATGGTCCCGTTCGACTCGAGGATTCCGACGGACACCCGGCTGTACCGGCTCTACACCACCAAGTTCGGAGAGGCGGCCTGA
- a CDS encoding PrgI family protein: protein MALEIKVYREITAYQSKVMMGMSWRQMACAAVGLAVVGSTYAACLWAGQSDLGSWLAALLTMPFIAMGWVRPKGLPFEKYARYFWLYKWEPQRRVYGMTPLLSPELEIERSTHAIRNQKAPKRANVRRLELDR, encoded by the coding sequence ATGGCTCTCGAGATCAAAGTCTATCGGGAGATCACCGCCTATCAGTCGAAGGTCATGATGGGCATGTCGTGGCGACAGATGGCCTGCGCGGCCGTCGGGCTCGCAGTCGTCGGGAGCACATACGCCGCGTGCTTGTGGGCTGGACAGTCCGATCTTGGTTCGTGGCTGGCTGCGCTGTTGACGATGCCGTTCATCGCCATGGGTTGGGTCCGCCCCAAAGGACTGCCCTTTGAGAAGTATGCTCGTTACTTCTGGCTATATAAATGGGAGCCTCAACGCCGAGTTTATGGCATGACCCCCCTGCTTTCCCCTGAACTCGAGATCGAAAGGTCGACTCATGCTATTCGCAACCAAAAAGCACCAAAACGAGCGAACGTCCGAAGGCTCGAACTCGACAGATAA
- a CDS encoding helix-turn-helix transcriptional regulator, with translation MSDTTPESTGPQVPGPQDPGTPLREGTDPNAGQNKDADPGGGRVWSRPRPTPEQLRADATEFLKLIDEDREIARLLGLGLSPEQAAERTGVEVRTARSIRQRLERGEEVRPVTPKELGWRRAVGQISTEEMMERLRTWPYTFGRIRGYDFWERGSWDDVDSLHTWYFLSDEEYHELRVIADSMPHPPDDPMPWEKKHQQQ, from the coding sequence ATGAGTGACACCACACCAGAGTCCACCGGGCCCCAAGTCCCGGGCCCCCAGGACCCGGGCACCCCCCTGCGTGAGGGCACGGACCCGAACGCGGGTCAGAACAAGGACGCCGACCCGGGTGGGGGGCGGGTGTGGTCTCGTCCGCGGCCGACTCCTGAGCAGCTGCGGGCTGACGCCACCGAGTTCCTGAAGCTGATTGACGAGGACCGGGAGATCGCGCGGTTGCTGGGTCTGGGTCTGAGCCCGGAGCAGGCGGCCGAGCGCACCGGGGTCGAGGTCCGCACCGCACGTAGTATCCGTCAGCGGCTTGAGCGCGGGGAGGAGGTGCGTCCGGTCACGCCCAAGGAGCTGGGGTGGCGGCGGGCGGTGGGGCAGATCAGCACCGAGGAGATGATGGAGCGCCTGCGGACCTGGCCCTACACCTTCGGACGCATCCGGGGCTACGACTTCTGGGAACGCGGCTCCTGGGACGACGTCGACAGCCTGCACACCTGGTACTTCCTGAGCGACGAGGAGTACCACGAGCTGCGCGTCATCGCCGACTCCATGCCCCACCCACCCGACGACCCCATGCCCTGGGAGAAGAAGCACCAGCAGCAGTAG
- a CDS encoding PH domain-containing protein encodes MSNELSSIVAWTFVSECPIPPDIGPILVQGERPIAAYRTMRDSAVFTDRRMIVRDSQGITGRKVELYSLPYSSISMWSSENAGTLDINSELEMWTRAGHIKIKLGRGVDIRKLDHLISHMVLTRR; translated from the coding sequence ATGTCGAACGAACTTTCCAGCATTGTCGCGTGGACATTTGTGTCCGAATGTCCCATTCCCCCAGACATCGGACCGATATTGGTGCAAGGAGAGCGGCCCATCGCCGCCTATCGAACCATGCGAGATTCAGCAGTCTTCACGGATCGACGCATGATTGTCCGCGACTCACAAGGAATTACCGGACGCAAGGTAGAGCTGTACTCTCTCCCATACAGCAGCATCAGTATGTGGTCAAGCGAGAACGCTGGCACGCTCGACATCAATTCCGAACTCGAAATGTGGACGCGTGCCGGGCATATCAAGATCAAGCTCGGTCGCGGAGTCGATATCAGAAAATTAGACCACCTCATTTCACATATGGTACTCACTCGCCGATAG
- a CDS encoding DUF3427 domain-containing protein gives MTGIGPDALRPGVTEALRTRELDRRLDQLKADIETRTKRIDDAEVPERYARHVADIVRIYIDSLRQDERQEAVDRILSAIDCADQAPLGQQQIVALLPRGKVVDRDYIERRPETPLNDAALLTNAPQDPSMNSELRAELASADQVDLLCAFVKWNGLRLLENELRSLKMRGARLRVITTTYMGATERRALDRLIREFGAEVKIQYDSERTRLHAKSWYFHRATGWDTAYVGSSNLSRSALLDGVEWNVRLSKEQTGPLLVKFRRTFESYWNDPSYVNYNPDADSDMLDQALQSAGGGKPTDLAPSFVGLDIRALPHQEEILERLRVERKIRDRHKNLVVAATGTGKTVVAALDYRDNLCGRDGSHPSLLFVAHRIELLEQARYRYRAVLKDGSFGEILAEGHEPTHWKHVFATVQSLTSRLDRINPNNFQVVVVDEFHHAAASSYKKLLRWCDPEELLGLTATPERADGIDVRTYFGGRATAEIRLWDALESDLLSPFHYFAIADNTDLRQLPWSRGRYNDRALEELYVGNSQRTALIIEQLNRRVLDTTRMHALGFCVSVQHAEYMAHAFSAAGIPSHVVSGKTDNTTRRQALSLLKNGEINAIFTVDLYNEGIDLPAIDTIMFLRPTESATIFLQQLGRGLRKDRNKSVLTVLDYVGLQHRNFRFDSKLSALTGASRRELESGVKDGFSYLPPGTEITLDQVSQQIVLDSIKRQVRPSWKRAVSELREVAVRRGECSLINYLDDTELELSDVLRRSKGQNWTALREAAGLRVEQRGAYHDQIVDRARVFAHVDDLERIDVYRRVLSGSIAPWDRLTDRERTLALMSIFAIWPGGGGFRCAEEAFDRLRNERAACAEFLSVLEVAESRISHVSEPVQGRLECEVIQAHAHYSREEIAVGMKYGGFDRRPDSLREGVFFSDRLRADALLVTLRKTEKHYSPTTMYNDVAVAPDLFHWESQSTTSVDSPVGQRYLNHRSIGTEVVLFVRENKTGQFGAAAPYMCLGSVDYLRHEGSSPIGVDWRLRQPMPADMFRVATLT, from the coding sequence ATGACCGGCATCGGACCTGACGCCTTGCGGCCCGGCGTGACCGAGGCGCTCCGCACGCGAGAACTGGATAGACGTCTCGACCAATTGAAGGCCGATATTGAAACAAGGACGAAGAGGATCGATGACGCCGAAGTCCCTGAACGCTATGCGCGTCATGTTGCCGATATTGTGCGAATCTATATCGATAGCCTCCGACAAGATGAACGCCAAGAGGCCGTCGATAGAATTCTGAGTGCCATCGATTGCGCTGATCAGGCTCCTTTGGGGCAGCAGCAGATTGTCGCCTTACTTCCCCGAGGGAAGGTTGTCGATCGCGACTATATCGAGCGACGACCGGAGACACCCCTGAATGATGCAGCACTGCTCACTAACGCCCCACAAGATCCATCCATGAACTCCGAACTAAGAGCCGAACTTGCATCTGCGGACCAGGTTGATTTGCTCTGCGCCTTTGTAAAATGGAACGGGCTCCGCCTTCTCGAGAACGAACTTCGCTCCCTGAAAATGAGAGGGGCGCGACTACGTGTTATCACGACCACCTATATGGGTGCGACTGAAAGAAGAGCACTGGATCGCCTGATTAGGGAATTTGGCGCAGAAGTAAAGATTCAGTACGATAGCGAACGGACCCGGCTTCACGCAAAATCATGGTATTTCCATCGCGCAACAGGATGGGACACCGCATATGTAGGCTCTTCGAATCTTTCGCGATCGGCCTTGCTTGACGGTGTCGAGTGGAATGTTCGACTCTCGAAAGAGCAAACAGGGCCACTTCTAGTTAAGTTTCGAAGAACGTTCGAGTCGTACTGGAACGATCCGTCATATGTGAACTACAATCCGGACGCGGATTCAGATATGCTGGACCAGGCACTGCAATCCGCAGGTGGCGGCAAGCCGACAGACTTGGCACCTTCGTTTGTAGGGCTAGATATACGCGCACTGCCGCATCAGGAAGAAATTCTCGAACGTCTCCGCGTCGAACGAAAAATTCGCGATCGGCACAAGAATCTTGTTGTGGCTGCTACCGGCACCGGCAAGACAGTCGTTGCAGCCTTGGATTATAGGGACAATCTCTGCGGCAGAGACGGCAGCCACCCATCGTTGCTATTCGTAGCCCATCGAATAGAACTACTCGAGCAGGCTCGGTATAGATATCGCGCAGTACTCAAAGATGGTTCCTTCGGTGAAATCTTGGCCGAAGGACATGAACCGACACACTGGAAACACGTGTTTGCCACGGTTCAGTCACTAACGTCGCGTTTGGATCGCATCAATCCGAATAACTTCCAAGTTGTGGTCGTTGATGAATTTCATCATGCGGCGGCATCAAGCTACAAGAAACTACTGCGATGGTGCGATCCCGAAGAGCTTCTAGGATTGACTGCGACCCCAGAACGTGCCGATGGAATCGATGTGCGCACTTATTTCGGAGGACGAGCGACCGCAGAGATTCGGCTATGGGACGCCCTTGAGAGCGATCTGCTGAGTCCATTTCACTATTTTGCGATCGCAGACAACACCGATCTAAGGCAGCTTCCCTGGAGTAGAGGCAGATACAACGATCGAGCGCTCGAAGAACTATATGTAGGAAACTCTCAGCGGACTGCTTTAATTATTGAACAGCTGAATCGTAGAGTTCTAGATACGACACGTATGCATGCTCTCGGGTTCTGCGTCAGCGTTCAGCATGCTGAATATATGGCTCATGCGTTCAGTGCCGCTGGTATTCCTTCCCATGTAGTGTCTGGAAAGACAGACAACACTACGCGACGGCAGGCGCTAAGTCTGTTGAAGAATGGCGAGATCAATGCGATCTTTACGGTTGATCTGTACAATGAAGGCATCGACCTCCCTGCCATCGATACCATTATGTTTCTTCGGCCCACAGAGTCTGCCACAATATTTCTTCAACAACTGGGAAGAGGCCTGCGCAAAGATCGCAATAAGTCAGTCTTGACTGTTCTGGATTATGTTGGCCTTCAACACCGAAACTTTCGTTTTGACAGTAAGTTGAGTGCACTGACTGGTGCAAGTCGACGAGAGTTGGAAAGCGGGGTCAAGGACGGATTCTCGTATCTTCCCCCAGGAACTGAGATCACACTCGACCAGGTCTCTCAACAGATTGTGTTAGACAGTATTAAGCGGCAGGTGAGGCCCAGCTGGAAACGGGCTGTATCGGAACTAAGGGAAGTCGCGGTGAGACGTGGGGAATGCAGTCTAATCAACTATCTCGATGATACCGAACTCGAATTGTCCGACGTACTACGTCGAAGTAAGGGACAAAACTGGACTGCTTTGCGTGAAGCGGCTGGTCTTCGAGTCGAGCAGCGGGGAGCGTACCATGATCAAATCGTCGACCGCGCGCGCGTGTTCGCTCATGTTGACGACTTAGAGAGGATAGATGTCTATCGGCGTGTGCTGTCGGGCAGTATAGCGCCATGGGACCGGCTAACCGATAGAGAGCGCACACTTGCCTTGATGTCAATTTTCGCCATATGGCCGGGTGGCGGAGGTTTTCGGTGTGCAGAGGAAGCGTTCGATAGGTTGCGGAATGAGCGAGCCGCTTGCGCCGAGTTTCTTTCCGTTCTCGAGGTCGCCGAGTCGCGTATTTCACATGTGTCTGAACCAGTTCAGGGAAGGCTAGAATGCGAAGTAATTCAAGCCCACGCTCACTATAGTCGGGAGGAAATAGCGGTTGGTATGAAGTATGGTGGGTTCGATCGGCGACCAGATTCTCTTCGCGAGGGAGTGTTCTTCTCTGATCGACTTCGTGCCGACGCGCTTCTTGTGACATTGCGCAAGACGGAGAAGCACTACTCGCCGACAACTATGTACAATGATGTCGCAGTGGCCCCAGACCTGTTTCATTGGGAGTCTCAGTCTACGACGTCGGTAGACTCTCCTGTGGGTCAGCGATATCTCAATCATCGCTCGATTGGTACTGAGGTTGTGCTATTCGTGCGGGAAAATAAGACGGGGCAGTTTGGCGCAGCGGCTCCGTACATGTGCCTAGGCTCCGTAGACTACTTGCGTCACGAAGGAAGCAGTCCGATCGGTGTCGATTGGAGGCTCAGACAGCCGATGCCAGCTGACATGTTTCGAGTAGCAACGCTGACATGA